The Phoenix dactylifera cultivar Barhee BC4 unplaced genomic scaffold, palm_55x_up_171113_PBpolish2nd_filt_p 000861F, whole genome shotgun sequence genome has a segment encoding these proteins:
- the LOC120107428 gene encoding uncharacterized protein LOC120107428: MPPRRACVAPRRLIETIGSDPATSHPTERVQGDETDQTVLDGPDHGQESRMGGSTQVMELIREVVGLVRQQRGPQQLFPSASSSDQGRSIAEFRKLAPPAFKGTTDPQEAEWWIDEMENAFRAMGCTEEEKIKFATYMLQDRAHHWWESVERTMMQDAGSVTWPGFRMAFYSKYFPSSRIRELEREFLSLSQGSMTVEDYEAEFDRLSRFAPSLVQDPKSRISRFEEGLRPRLRQGLAAVHSTDYDDLVDRAKNMEIIWKETQDAQKGKSKRTRDFDSDGERHLRRPMQFRPGAGQRVPYGRTAPDCRGISGVCFRCG; this comes from the coding sequence ATGCCGCCCCGCCGTGCATGTGTGGCACCTCGCCGCCTGATCGAGACTATCGGGAGTGATCCAGCCACTTCCCATCCGACTGAGAGAGTCCAGGGGGACGAGACTGATCAGACAGTACTGGATGGACCAGATCATGGCCAGGAGAGTAGGATGGGGGGATCGACCCAGGTGATGGAGCTGATTAGAGAGGTGGTTGGGTTAGTTCGACAGCAGAGGGGACCACAACAGCTATTTCCCTCTGCTAGTTCTTCAGATCAGGGGAGGAGTATAGCAGAGTTCAGGAAGTTAGCTCCTCCGGCCTTCAAGGGAACTACCGATCCCCAAGAGGCCGAATGGTGGATAGATGAGATGGAGAACGCCTTCAGGGCCATGGGTTGTActgaggaggagaagatcaaatttgccacctatatgcttcaggaccggGCTCATCATTGGTGGGAGTCTGTAGAGAGGACCATGATGCAGGATGCAGGATCTGTGACCTGGCCGGGATTCCGCATggccttctactccaagtatttcccttCCAGTCGTATCAGGGAGCTGGAGAGGGAGTTTCTGAGCCTCTCTCAGGGGAGTATGACTGTGGAGGACTATGAGGCTGAGTTTGATCGGTTGTCCCGTTTTGCACCATCTCTTGTCCAAGACCCTAAATCTAGGATTAGTAGATTTGAGGAAGGACTGAGGCCTCGCCTGCGTCAGGGTTTAGCTGCTGTTCACTCGACTGATTATGATGACCTAGTTGACAGAGCTAAAAATATGGAGATCATCTGGAAGGAGACACAGGATGCTCAGAAAGGGAAGTCGAAGAGGACCAGGGACTTTGATTCTGACGGTGAGCGGCATCTGCGCCGACCTATGCAGTTCCGTCCAGGAGCAGGGCAGCGAGTTCCATATGGGAGGACTGCACCGGATTGCAGGGGGATATCAGGAGTGTGCTTCAGGTGTGGCTAG
- the LOC103711415 gene encoding pectinesterase-like, which yields MNSNTIALLLLFSSSFFFFFTPSLADTPPLAPVTPTTACNSTPDPNFCKSVLPPRGVQNLYTYGRFSLAKSLLNAQKYLNLINRYLARPSTLSQTAIRALEDCQLLSQLNIDFLTSAGVTLNSTNNLLDPQADKLQTFLSALLTNQQTCLDGIQATASAWSVKNGLTVPLSNGTKLYGVSLALFTKAWVPKNKKTKFHHAFVPSRVPNSRLLRGRSLLFHEVEIGRDGSLPLKMSNPSRELFEGRTGRRLLQATDAVLVNDIVVVSQDGSGNFTTIGDAVDSAPDNLDGSSGYYLIYVDAGVYEEYVVISKKKKYLMMIGDGINQTVVTGNHSVVDGWTTFNSATLAVVGQAFVAINMTFQNTAGAIKHQAVAVRNGADLSTFYSCSFEGYQDTLYTHSMRQFYRECDIYGTVDYIFGNAAVVFQNCNIYSRLPMQGQSNTITAQGRTDPNQNTGTTVQDCNIRAAADLAADSGSTITYLGRPWKNYSRTVIMESFMDSSIDPRGWMPWDGDFALSTLYYAEFNNTGPGSDTSNRVTWPGLHVINSTDASNFTVSNFILGDNWLPQTGVPYSSGLL from the exons ATGAATTCCAACACCAttgctcttcttctcctcttctcctcctccttcttcttcttcttcactcccTCCCTCGCCGACACCCCACCATTGGCCCCCGTCACCCCGACAACCGCATGCAACTCCACACCTGACCCGAACTTCTGCAAGTCGGTCCTCCCGCCGCGAGGCGTCCAAAACCTCTACACTTATGGCCGCTTCTCCCTCGCCAAATCGCTCTTGAATGCCCAGAAGTATTTAAATTTGATCAACCGCTATCTCGCTCGCCCCTCCACCCTCTCCCAGACCGCCATCCGAGCACTGGAAGACTGCCAACTTTTATCTCAGCTCAACATCGACTTCTTGACCTCCGCCGGTGTTACATTGAACTCCACTAATAACCTGCTCGACCCTCAGGCTGACAAGCTTCAAACTTTCCTCTCAGCCCTCCTCACTAACCAGCAGACCTGCCTCGATGGCATCCAGGCCACCGCCTCGGCATGGTCCGTCAAAAATGGCCTCACCGTTCCCCTCTCCAATGGAACCAAGCTCTACGGTGTCTCGTTAGCTCTCTTCACCAAGGCTTGGGTCCcaaaaaacaagaagaccaaGTTCCACCATGCCTTCGTCCCTTCAAGAGTCCCGAATTCCCGGCTCCTCCGAGGGAGGAGCTTATTGTTCCATGAAGTCGAGATCGGCCGGGACGGGAGCTTACCGTTGAAAATGTCGAACCCCAGCCGAGAGCTCTTTGAGGGCAGGACCGGCCGGAGGCTTCTCCAGGCGACGGACGCCGTCTTGGTTAATGACATTGTGGTGGTAAGCCAGGATGGGAGTGGGAACTTTACCACCATTGGTGACGCCGTGGATTCGGCTCCTGATAACTTGGATGGAAGCAGCGGTTACTACCTGATATACGTGGATGCTGGAGTCTATGAAGAGTACGTGGTGAtttcgaagaagaagaagtatttGATGATGATCGGAGATGGGATTAACCAGACGGTGGTCACCGGCAACCATAGCGTTGTTGATGGGTGGACGACCTTCAACTCGGCAACCTTAG CTGTTGTTGGACAAGCATTTGTGGCCATAAACATGACCTTCCAAAACACGGCCGGTGCCATCAAACACCAAGCAGTCGCCGTCCGGAACGGCGCCGATCTCTCCACCTTCTACAGCTGCAGCTTTGAAGGCTACCAAGACACCCTTTACACTCATTCCATGAGGCAATTCTACAGAGAATGTGACATCTATGGCACAGTAGACTACATATTTGGCAACGCAGCTGTTGTGTTCCAGAACTGCAACATATATTCTAGGCTGCCCATGCAAGGCCAGAGCAACACCATCACAGCCCAAGGCCGGACCGACCCGAACCAGAACACCGGGACTACCGTCCAGGACTGCAACATTCGTGCAGCAGCCGACCTTGCCGCCGATAGCGGGTCGACGATCACATACCTTGGTAGGCCATGGAAGAATTACTCAAGGACGGTGATCATGGAGTCATTCATGGATAGCTCAATTGACCCCCGGGGTTGGATGCCATGGGATGGAGACTTTGCACTGAGCACTCTGTACTACGCGGAGTTCAACAATACTGGCCCTGGCTCAGACACCAGCAATCGTGTTACATGGCCGGGACTTCATGTGATCAATAGCACCGATGCGAGCAATTTCACGGTGAGCAACTTTATTCTGGGGGATAACTGGTTGCCTCAGACTGGAGTGCCATATTCCAGTGGATTGCTTTGA
- the LOC103711451 gene encoding putative pectinesterase/pectinesterase inhibitor 22, giving the protein MALANNIVLLLLLFLPALDALSNHTSFPQEAADAFEESLVHQACFNTTSHEACTSRIHAECHRAGLGTGPFSILHGALKGTIDEVVRAIDTTLGLAAFSESLREEMAIHDCVELLGYSVDELGWSLAEMSWIESETSSMNHEENLRAWLSAALGNQDTCLEGFEGTDGRLKHYIKGSLTEVSQLLSNLLMMHKRMRSIIPHVPIKNISDSSQNLELPPWIEIGEELTRADPKTMHVDAVVALDGSGRFRSINEAVNQAPSQSPKRYVIYVKKGEYKENVELKKKKTNIMLVGDGMGQTVITGGRNFMQGWTTFRTATFAVSGQGFVARDITFRNTAGPQNHQAVALRVGSDRSAFFRCSIEGYQDTLYAHSLRQFYRDCNIYGTIDFIFGNGLVVLQHCNIYTRKPLPYQKITITAQGRKDPNQKTGFSIHNSFVHATYPTYLGRPWKPYSRTVFMQSFLSSQVQPAGWLEWAGNFGLNTLWYGEYMNYGPGAALSGRVRWPGYHVIRDASLASFFTVRRFIDGLSWVPATGVTFTADLIR; this is encoded by the exons ATGGCATTGGCGAATAACattgtccttctcctcctcctcttccttcccgCCCTTGATGCACTCTCAAACCATACCTCTTTCCCTCAAGAAGCAGCAGATGCCTTCGAAGAATCCTTGGTACACCAAGCTTGCTTCAACACCACAAGCCATGAGGCTTGCACCTCGCGCATCCACGCCGAATGCCATCGGGCGGGGCTCGGTACTGGTCCCTTCTCGATCCTCCACGGCGCGCTCAAGGGAACGATCGATGAGGTGGTACGAGCAATTGACACCACATTGGGGCTCGCTGCGTTCTCTGAGAGCCTTCGCGAGGAGATGGCGATCCATGACTGCGTGGAGCTTCTCGGCTACTCAGTAGATGAACTTGGCTGGTCCTTGGCTGAAATGAGTTGGATTGAGTCAGAGACCAGCAGCATGAATCATGAAGAGAATCTACGTGCATGGCTTAGCGCCGCGCTTGGCAACCAGGATACGTGCTTGGAGGGCTTTGAGGGCACTGATGGTCGGCTCAAGCATTACATCAAGGGGAGCTTGACAGAAGTGTCACAGCTTCTTAGCAATCTGCTCATGATGCACAAGAGAATGCGTAGTATAATACCCCATGtaccaattaaaaatattagTGACAGTAGTCAGAATCTAGAATTGCCGCCATGGATCGAAATTGGAGAAGAGCTAACGCGTGCAGATCCAAAGACGATGCATGTGGATGCAGTGGTGGCCTTGGATGGCAGCGGTAGGTTCCGATCAATCAACGAGGCAGTAAACCAAGCACCAAGCCAGAGTCCGAAGAGGTACGTTATTTATGTGAAGAAGGGGGAGTATAAAGAGAACGTGgaattgaagaagaagaagaccaatATTATGCTCGTTGGGGATGGAATGGGCCAGACGGTGATCACAGGAGGTAGGAATTTCATGCAAGGGTGGACTACTTTCAGGACTGCTACCTTCG CTGTCTCCGGCCAGGGGTTTGTTGCAAGGGACATAACCTTCCGCAACACCGCCGGGCCGCAGAACCACCAAGCAGTCGCCCTCCGGGTTGGCTCGGACCGCTCGGCCTTCTTCCGATGCAGCATCGAGGGCTACCAGGACACTCTCTATGCCCACTCCCTCCGCCAATTCTACCGCGACTGCAACATCTATGGCACTATTGACTTCATATTTGGCAATGGCCTTGTTGTGCTTCAGCATTGCAACATCTACACCAGAAAGCCATTGCCCTACCAGAAGATCACCATCACCGCCCAAGGCCGAAAGGATCCGAACCAGAAAACGGGCTTCTCGATCCACAACAGCTTCGTACATGCTACGTACCCCACGTACCTCGGCCGACCATGGAAGCCATACTCGAGGACTGTGTTCATGCAGTCATTCCTGAGCTCACAGGTGCAGCCGGCAGGCTGGTTGGAGTGGGCCGGGAATTTTGGACTGAACACTCTCTGGTACGGGGAGTATATGAACTATGGGCCAGGTGCTGCTCTTAGTGGGCGAGTCCGGTGGCCTGGTTATCATGTCATACGTGACGCGTCGCTGGCCAGCTTCTTTACGGTGCGGCGGTTCATCGACGGATTGTCATGGGTGCCGGCAACTGGTGTGACTTTCACAGCTGATTTAATCAGGTAG